A region of the Esox lucius isolate fEsoLuc1 chromosome 10, fEsoLuc1.pri, whole genome shotgun sequence genome:
AGAACAAATTACGTTTGCGTGGGGTTTTTGTGGAGTCCGCAGGTGATTGTGTGGTATGCTGTCACAAAAACCTATCCAGCCATGGCAGTCGGTGTGCCATATCCACCACGCAGATCAGTGTTTGGACAAAAAACATCCATATGCTCATTGTAAAATGAAAGAGAAGAACCACTACAAATACCAGTTTAGTTTTCATGAGTTACTTCGTAAATTTTGTAAAAAcgacttgtttttattttacatgccCCCCACCTTCTCGTAATGAAGGCTGGTTCAACAGCACATGGTTGTCCTGATGATTTCATTAGTTTGTGTTGGTGATAAACCTATTCAATACCgctgttgttttaaaaacagcatgcttgtttttcattttttaagtgATTCATTCAAAACTTTTGGGTTACATGGTCAGAATGTCTTCTGCAACTTCTGGAGAAGTGCGAATGTGATCTTTTCAGTATGTTTGGCAAACATTTTGTCAGCAGCAGTGTGAATATTCTCACATTAGCttttatcctaaccctaaacctaatcctaaactCTTCACGCAGTTGCTTATTAAACGTTTTTTGACAGTATGACTGTCTGTAGAACATCTGCAGATGGAAATCAGCCCATCGCATCAGCCCATTATTTACTCACTGTTTAACAGTGTTTCCAGTATTGACAGTCATCCTGATGATCACTCTTTCTGTCTTGTCAGAAGACTGGCATGACAATCAAGAGGTTGGAGTGGTGGATGGTGAAGAAAGTGAACAAGTGCCTCTCACTTGTCAATCTGGGTATGGAGTGACGAAAGAACCAACAATTATCTACAACAACCCTCCGTCAACCTGTAGAGTGCCACACTCATTATAAAAAGCTGAACTGTGAGGGCAGGAACCACTGGATGAGGAAGTAAGTTGACTGTCTTGTTGACTGTCGGTTTAAATTAGAAAAGTTATCTTGCAATGTTGTAGCAGTTAGGAACACACTGAGTCTAGTGGCTCAAGGATAACAATATCTACCAGCTGCCAACTTTATCATGCAGGAACACAATAACTGCTACAAAACAAGACATTCATTTTTATATCAGATAACAGCCTCCGCCAATGATGTCGTAAACTGAACTTTCacaaaaatgcaaaaataacGTTTAAGTGCATGTTTTTGTCTGAAACACCTGTCAGCCGATCAGTATGGAGTCTGTAAAAACAGACGGACCACTATAAACCAGGGGACACTTCCAGTATAAAGTCAGCCAAAAACAGAACTCCTCGTCTGAATGATAGGAAGCCATGAGTGCTTGCAAACCTCCTCTGTGACCTCACAAAATTCCTCTGTTAGAGAAAATGCATGATAAAAAGAAGCACTTCTCAGATGTGACATGTAAACAAACATCAGAGCAACAAAACATCAAAACTGAATCCAGCTTTAGAGGAAACGTCAAAGTTTATTTACGGTGAAATAATGTGCAAAATGCAACGGCAAAGTATTGGGTCTCTTCCGCAGAGGTTCGGAAAGTGAGAAGCATCACCTTGCGAAAGAGAAAAAGCGCCCACGAGAAGGGAAGGAGAATGTTGACTGGTGATACATACCATGCCCCGCAAGGATTTACAGCCAGGACTCTCTGTTTAAGCCGCTTATGCACCCAGGAGAAACCAGGCACTCCTAATCCACCGTTCACCTAtttcatgcatttatttatgtatgtattcatTAGACAGACACAAAAGTTCAGCTGCGCCAATGTGGTTGCCTACAGAGAATCAACAATGGGGGGACAAAATTGAAGTCGGATACTGCAGATGGAACCAGTGCGTGTCTGTTCAAATGAAACAAGttgttttcctacttaatcAGGATGGGGTGGAAGGGAAACAACCGTGCCCCAAACGGAGGTTCCGCGGCAGCGGGGAGTCGTTAGGGCGCCGGTCCCAAATGGCCACACTGTTCGTCATTGAGTGCACTGCTTCGGACCCAAATCATGTCATAGTGCTTCAcaatatagggaataggatgccatttgagaTTCGGTTTTGGGATCCTTGCTACACTGTATGACCCTTGAATCTCCCAGCATGCTTTAACTTTCCACACAAAGCAAAAGAGCATAAAAGAACCCAGCTCTGATCCAATGTACCCAGCTCAGAACACATGTACACTAAAAGTACAAACAGCTTAACTTCACACATCTATGAGAAAATAGGCCTATACACACAGGTTCAGATACTGATAACATCCTAATAAATccccaacattttcttttatgaGAGCtacttttcaaaatgtgtacagCTGAGCATACCCATTTTTCATGCAGTTTGAAATGTGCTTCAATGCCTGACCCATTTCTACATGATATTagaaaaaatgcatttgttcTAAAGCATATTATTTGGCCCATGCAGACTGAAATGTCAGGTGACCATGGTCGACCGCAGTCAGTTAATAAAAAACATCAAGGTGGGTAAAAGCTCTGCAAATATCAGGAGGTATGAAAGATAGGGAGGTTCAAAATCCTCATAAGACACCACAGTAGAATGGGGTAATTCCTCTGGTGTTCTGTTGGATCTGGTtcctctataggtttcttcctagttGTTTTTCACTGTGCTATCATTTCTTGTTGTTActttctttttagttttttttttaaggcctGGCGTCTGTTTGAGCACTTTGAAGTTCGGCTTGTAGGAAAGGgctttctaaaataaatgtgattgattggaAGGAACATTGCAAAAGGAAACAACAACATGATAAAATACTGTGAAAGATGGGCTGATCTGTGAACAATGGAGGGTAGAGATTGTTTAAGTTAACAATGGGCTCCATACCTGTCAGCGATGGATGGAGGAAATatacaatttgttttattcGTTTTTCTCCAGTTGGGTAGAGTGGGATGGCAATGGTGGGAACATATTATtgaaaaaaacatagaaaaggCTGTTTGATACaggtgactttttttttttacagaaggaACGGGGTACTAGAATTTCTGACAAATGAACAAGAAATAATatataacaaaacaatatatttctgGATAGGACAACGCTTTCACACAACACCATACAATACACCCTATACTAACCATGTGTAATGGATTTAGGAACATGTAGTAAAATCACTACAACACAGTTTTGCGTTAGCTCAAGTCACTGAAAAATTGTCAAGCCGACACACACACTATGTCAGACCCTAATATTGTTtctaaaaaacaataacacacacatatttcaGATCTGAAAAAAGCATACGTGACCATCTTAAAACTGTTTCACATCACATATTTAATTATACGACAACCCAACTGTTCTGTACCCGGTTGCTATACCAACATGCTATACATTACCAGCCACTATTGGAGGACCAAGCCAAGTCCAACCGTACGTTTAAGTCTGAGACATATGGGAAGAGTTTGTCCTAGCGGAGGCCAAGACTTCAACTCCCTTTAATGAACACTTCTGTAATATTGGAAAATAATGGCACAGACACTTCAGAGCAGAACCCAATTAGTGGAGTGACTGCCAGAGGGAGAGTTGGCCACAGAGCAGGGACAAAattacacacaggcacacagccgtgcaagcgcgcacacacacaccctcacacacacacacacacacacacacacaggagggaaCAAAACGCTGTCCTGCTGAGGAAGAGGACCCGGGTTATCGTGATACCGACAGTCAGCCCGGTCTTCATCAGCACGGCACCGTCCAAAGAAGACAACCTGTCTCCTCCTCACATCTCCTCTGGGAACAAATCAAAGCGAGAGCCGGTTAGGGTGCCAGTCCTGTGCCCACACACGGTCCCTGGGGGGCGCGTTGATTGAGCGGTGGCATTCGGCCCTGCCTGAGCCACTTGAGCCACTTGAGCCACTTGAGCGTCTACACATCGCCGCCACCGCAGTCACCAGGACTTGGATGGCGCACTGAGTTTGCCAACCACTTCAAGTTCACAGGCTTGTAGATGACTCTCCATATCCTGCAACCAGTGTGGCGCAGAATATTAAGACAAGCTGAAGGGGACTAGTTGTGGTAGCGCGAAGCGGGATGATTCGGCAACCCGATAggagcgcgagagagagagagcggaggAGGGGATTTATGCTGAGTAGATGCTCCATTGTTATTTTGTGCTTGTTCATGGTCCTCAGGGCagtctgtcctgactgtggcaTCTGGAggaaaattattgatttatgaTCTGCAGCTGTTTGAGAGGAGAAGgaaaagaaggagaggagaggaggagggtgtcgaaaaagacagagagagagactgtctccgtgctctcctctctgttcccgTGGTGCTACCTCCCCTGACAGAGGCTGAGAGGAAATCAATCTCTTCTCTTCATATCTGCTTTAGAGAAAAAGTAATTAACGGCATGAGTTTGAATTTCTTTCTAGGTCTCATGACTATTTTGAATCTGATATTGTTCATTCACATCCCTTTCCCTACACATAAATTCAATATATTcttcaaaaaaaattttttttgaatCAACACCTCACAAGCAAATGCAATAATTCAGGAGATACAGTCTCCCATTTGGTTAAGAATTCCAATGTAATTGATACGTCTCTCACTGAGCACCTGGGGAGGTTGGTTTAACCACTGGTGGAAAGGGCTGATCCTATAGgctaacaaaaatacatttatagacTTGAGATTTAGTACCAGTCaaaatgggtgtgtccaaacttttttgactGGTAAGGTACATCAGTGTACCCTCAATAAAAAAAGGATCACAAACCAAAATCCTTATTTCAGAGTGCACCTCAAGCCGTAGGAGCCACAGGAAAATCAATGGGACCAACAATAGCAGCGTTTGCCTGCAGAAGGACATGTGAAGAGTCCCTTTTTAATGCACACTGCCTACTGACTTTTTGAGTaagctaaaaaaaacacacaaaaaaacagttGGGGTCGGCCCTATCAATGAACCTGGCATCCATCAAAGACAGGGCAACAGAAGGACAAACCTGAAGAATGGCTGTAGTTGAGTGATACTCGGTGCTTGACAACAGGGCAGCAGTGCCCTTTCAGCAAATAAGAGTGAGGGGGAGAAAAGGTTCACAAGCCTCAGGTCGAGGCTTGCATCCGCTACAAGAAAATGGTGCTAGCCAGTGGTGCAGCGAAGAGGACCGCCCCTTCCTTGCTCCAGGCTATGATCAAACCTGAACCCTCACACAATGAGTCATGTCTGGATGAGAGAGGTTAGGTAGATGTCTGCAGAGTACATTTTCACTCTTTGGAGACTGCCATTGTAGGCCTGAGTTACCATTGTAATACTTATGTGATGTCCACAGAATAGGAACAGAGCTCAGAGGCCTATCGTAACAAAACCATGTTGTTGTCTTGggattaatacttttttttagtGTGAAGTTGTTACACATTGTAATGGAAATGCAACACATTGTGAGGACAAGGTATCTGCTATCATGCGAATGTTTGTGCCTTGCCTGAAATGTTCAAGGCAAATGATGTTAGAGGCTTAGGAACGAGTTCACATTGTGTAGTGTGATGTCTCCCTCTGTCGACAAAATATAGCATAGCATGGAaaatgtaaccccccccccccccccatcgacGTCATCGTCACAGTCGGACCTGATTTATTGACGATTCTTGTCCTACATCGGACATGTGTTAACGTAACACCAAAACAATTAGTTATATGTTATTCTAGatgtttttaaattgcatttttttCGCATGGAATTAGTATCTAATCACAAGGAAGACATGCACGAACACGTTTCCTTAAAATATGTCAACATCACCCCGTCAAGAGATGAATGCGTCTACACGAGCTGCTACTGGTAAATATCAGCAATACATTCATAAATGCATATTCTATATTGGATGTATTTCGATTGGTAGCTACAGTAAGTACGTGTAATTAAGGTATTacacacaatacaaaatgtattttgcttttTCAGTGAGGAAAATGTATGGAAACTTTGTGAACACATCAGTACTCAAACGCAGGTGTCTTTGGACGAGGTTTATGCAGCCTTTATATCAAATGAACGAAGAAAGGTGAGTTCGTACATCTTCAAATTACTTTATTTTCTAAATCTCGCAAccttttaatatttaaatttaaaatcgTCTTAGGTCCCTATATGGAAGCAGAAGTCCAGTCGTGGATGTGAACCTGTTGTTTGGGTAAATAGTCTCAAATTCATGTCTTTGATTCCTCATGTTCTGTCTTCCCATTGGATGATACAGCGTAGAAGGTACGAGGTTCCTCCCCTCGGAGACCACTCATATGGGATCTGACTTCATAACGACAAAAACAGATGgagtacaaaaacattttctttagcCTTATGTATATAAGATTTCATCAAATTTCCAATATCATTGTGTAGATACTACATTTTCTCTAATTTATATTCTGTTTGTAGGATTATCACGTTATTTTACTACATCAAAATAAGCAAGGACAGAGTTTTATTTATGACCTGGACACGGTCCTACCTTTCCCTTGTCCCTTTGACATTTACACTAAGGAAGCCTTTCGGACAGACTGTGGTCTTAGACCAGCTTTCTGGAGGTAAGCCAACACATTTGCATTGTTAGTCCAAACATGTGTTGATTGGTTGTCCTCAGTGATAAACATCATTGAATATCTGTACATACAACTTTGCAGGAAGTTGCGAGTTATTCCGGCACAGACCTACCTGAAGAGGTTTTCCTCTGACCGGTCACATATGAAAGATTCGAGTGGGAAGTGGCGCATGCCCCCACCTCAATATCCTTGCATTACAACAACAGGTACCGCTTAGTCCCACTACGCATTTCCCCTTGAAATGAGAATGTCAGGATTGTCCGTATCTAACTTCAGAATGGGGTTTCTGTCCCTCCAGACTCTACAATGAACCTGGACGACTTCATCAGTATGGATTTGAAAGCGGGATATGGCGAAGTATACAGCCTTTCCGAATTTGTGGAACACTTTGGGGAGAAATCGTGATTGCTGGCTTTAACTACTCATTAATATACTTCAAAGACTGGTGGTGGAGATTTAACTGTGCCAACTGCCACTGTGCACATAGACCAGCAAGTAAGATAAACCGAGAACAGCTACATCCCAATGTTCCACTCCTTATCCCAGTGGAAAGTGTTTTAGCCACTGGGATAACCATAAATATCATAAACTAACATTATCGGCCAATTAGAAAACATTGTACATGACTCAGCACACCCAAGAAGTGTCCAAGAAGGGAGTCTTAACTGCTTCATATACATATGATACATTAAGATATGTCTGGATATTGTGTGTAATTGTTTACTTTCATGGTAAGATCACCACAAGGTAAAGATGTGACATGTTGGAGTCTCTTTACTTTCTggcatttattgatttattgattggtTGGTTGTCAGAGGGGAAGGTGGTACTGgaatacaaacaaataaatgcTGTTATGTTGAAAATACAGTAGTCAAATTATTTTAGCAATAACCAAAAGATGAACACAAATCATTAACAAGTCACATTTCTTTTATGCGATGGCTGCCAAGTAGTCTTTCACTTCGGTGGGTGAGAGTCGCCTGAAGCCTGCTTCATTGCAGATCCCCACTTCAATATTGTCTTCTGTCATCTGACCCTCAAAGCTTTCCTGTGAATaagaaataacattattttgctTTTCCAAAGATCGAGAATGGTCTCATGAAGCTTCGAAGGTGATTTCTAAAGTCAAAACAAGAGTAGCCAAATCTAACACTCAAACTTATTaaaatttttaaaaaatcattaaaggggcactgtagTATccttctgcaaaaaaaaaagatgttaaACAATAACACAGCTTGTCGCCTCCTCTTCCTTTACCAAACGAGACCGTAATAGTATTACCCAGTTTTAGGTGGGGGATAGAACCATGAGTATGAAGAGACTACACATCAATGCAAACGGAGACAGaccaacaataaaaaataaaatggggCATCTGTCAAGCACTTGgaattattttgttgaatttctttttagtggaaaaaaaactaattttgatGTCTTCTGGTTATTTATGCTTGAAGTACAGTAGAAACCTTAAATGAGCATATTGCTAAATATAATAATCTGCTAAATGAGTATATTGTAACTGAATTTCAACCAATTCTGAAATTAAATATTAGTTTGTATGTCAGATAAGTGTAACCCCTTTCACATGGTGAGGCTTTCAAGGGAAACTCACCTTTAATGTTAAGATTGCTGTGTGGATGGCATCTTCCAGTTCCAGGTCCTCATTGTATCTGTGCGAGGAGGCAAACCACATGAAGGGTTACCCAACAGCTGAACACCAACTCCCCCACAACATGCAATTAGACAGGATACATTGAAATACCTTTTCTCAAGGAATGTTTTCCCATTGACATAGTTCTTCCCCATGGCAGTGGCTTTCCAGGCAAAATATGCTCCCTGTTTAGAGAAATTTCGTCATGGATTgccacagtcagtcagtcagtaatcGAGGCCTTTCACAACAATACATGAAGAAAACGTGTTGCAAAATAATCACGCACAGACGGATCAGACTGGAAGAGGTATGGTCGGTCCTCATCCCAACCAGCAATCAGCAAGGACACCCCAAAAGGACGGACACCCCtgcaacagaaaacacaattcGGGTCATGTTCAAGCCACTGGTCAAATTAATTCCATGAAAACAGATTCACTTTGTTACAACCGTTCACCCCACATATGGTTTCTGAGAGACTACGGCGATCATCTTTCACCTCAGCTCCCAGCCTGAATTTGTTGGGACAACCGGTCCTATATAAATCACCAAGTGGTCTGGAATTTCCAATTCATAACTTTAAGCGATGTCCTCTGGCAAATGATGTACGGACATCTAGCTTTATATGTTCTTTTCACCCATGTAATTAAAACTTCCCACTGTACCCCGACTGTGTGTATTCCTGCATGACAGAGGCCACTCTCTGAACCAGCTGAGCAGTAGGGA
Encoded here:
- the wdyhv1 gene encoding protein N-terminal glutamine amidohydrolase, with amino-acid sequence MELVSNHKEDMHEHVSLKYVNITPSRDECVYTSCYCEENVWKLCEHISTQTQVSLDEVYAAFISNERRKVPIWKQKSSRGCEPVVWDYHVILLHQNKQGQSFIYDLDTVLPFPCPFDIYTKEAFRTDCGLRPAFWRKLRVIPAQTYLKRFSSDRSHMKDSSGKWRMPPPQYPCITTTDSTMNLDDFISMDLKAGYGEVYSLSEFVEHFGEKS
- the si:rp71-45k5.4 gene encoding proteasome subunit alpha type-2 (The RefSeq protein has 5 substitutions compared to this genomic sequence), producing the protein MAERGYSFSLTTFSPSGKLVQVGYALAAVAAGAPAVGIKASNGVVLETEKKQKSILYDETSVHKVEPTTKHIGMVYSGMGPDYRVLLRRARKLAQQYFLVYQEPIPTAQLVQRVASVMQEYTQSGGVRPFGVSLPIAGWDEDRPYLFQSDPSGAYFAWKATAMGKNYVNGKTFLEKRYNEDLELEDAIHTAILTLKESFEGQMTEDNIEVGICNEAGFRRLSPTEVKDYLAAIA